TCAGCACGGCGAACACGTCTTCGTCGATCTGGTCGCTGAACTGGCGCAGTTCTTCCAGGCTCATTTCCGCCAGGTCCTTGCCGGTGTCTACGCCGTATTTCACGGCATGGCCGACGATTTCATGGCAATCGCGGAACGGCAGGCCACGACGCACCAGGTAGTCGGCCAGGTCGGTGGCGGTGGAGAAACCGCGCAGTGCCGCTTCGCGCATGATCGCGTGGCGCGGCTTGATGGCCGGCACCATGTCGGCGAAGGCGCGCAGCGAGTCGCGCAGGGTGTCGGCGGCGTCGAACAGCGGTTCCTTGTCTTCCTGGTTGTCCTTGTTGTAGGCCAGGGGCTGGCCTTTCATCAGGGTCAGCAGGCCGGTAAGGGCGCCGAACACGCGGCCGCTCTTGCCGCGCACCAGTTCCGGAACGTCGGGGTTCTTCTTCTGCGGCATGATCGAGCTGCCGGTGCAGAAACGGTCTGGCAGGTCGACGAACTGGAACTGTGCGCTGGTCCACAGCACCAGTTCTTCGGAGAACCGCGACAGGTGCATCATCGCCAGCGAGGCGGCGGCGCAGAATTCGATGGCGAAGTCACGGTCCGACACGCCGTCCAGCGAGTTGCCACTGACCGCTTCGAAGCCCAGCAACTGGCAGGTCAGCTCGCGGTCGATGGGGTAGGTGGTGCCGGCCAGTGCGGCGCTGCCCAGGGGCATGCGGTTGACGCGCTTGCGGCAGTCGACCAGGCGCTCGTAGTCGCGGCTGAGCATTTCGAACCAGGCCAGCAAGTGGTGGCCGAAGGTGACCGGCTGGGCGGTCTGCAGGTGAGTGAAGCCGGGCATGATGGTTTCGGCTTCGCGCTCGGCCTGCTCCAGCAGGCCCTTCTGCAGGCGGGTGATTTCGCCGAGGATCAGGTCGATTTCGTCACGCAGCCACAAGCGGATGTCGGTGGCGACCTGGTCGTTGCGGCTGCGCCCGGTGTGCAGTTTCTTGCCGGTGATGCCGATGCGGTCGGTCAGCCGCGCTTCAATGTTCATGTGCACGTCTTCGAGGTCGACACGCCACTCGAACTGACCCGCCTCGATCTCGCCCTGGATGGTCTTCAGGCCGTCGATGATGGTGTCGCGCTCGGCCTCGGTCAGCACGCCGACCTGCGCCAGCATGGTGGCATGGGCAATGGAGCCCATGATGTCGTGGCGGTACAGGCGCTGGTCGAAGTTGACGGAGGCGGTGAAACGCGCGACGAAGGCGTCGACGGGCTCACTGAAACGGCCGCCCCAGGACTGATTGGTCTTGTCGGTGCTCATGGTTTCGCTCGTTGCTCGGCTCTAGGGGTACAAAGTGCGTCGATCATAGCAGGATGGCGTGTTTTTATCCTTGAGGCGCTTGCCGCTCCGACCGGGCGGGTCGAGACTGGGGGCCTGCGCGAGGGCACCATGACGATCGAAAAAGACAAGACTGCGGCCGAGAAAGACTTCTTCCTGCCTGAACTGTGCCTGCCCCAGGCGCTGCTGGTACTGGTGCTGCTCGCCGAGCTGCTGGTGCTGGCGCTGATCCTCGTCGAACCCATGCCTGAGGGATTTCCCTGGGTGCGCGTGGCACTGATGTCACTGTTCGTGCAATGGATCGTGCTGCTCTCGGCCGCCGTGCTGTGCGGGTTGCGCCCCTGGCTGGCGCGCCTGCCGAGCGGCCTGGCGGGGCTGCTGGGCTGCCTGCTGGTGGTGGTTCTGACCTTGCTTTGCACCGCCGTGACCGACATCTGCCAGTTGTCCGGGCGCATCAGCTTCGATGGCCGGGTCGAGCGCTACATCCGCTATGCGGTGATCGCCCTGATCATGTCTGCTTTGATGTTGCGCTACTTTTATCTGCAGAGTCAGTGGCGCCAGCAGCAGCAGGCCGAGTCGCGGGCGCGGATCGAGGCTTTGCAGGCCCGTATCCGTCCGCATTTTCTGTTCAACACGCTCAACAGCATCGCCAGCCTGGTGGCCAGCGACCCGGTTAAGGCCGAGCAGGCGGTGCTCGACCTCTCGGACCTGTTCCGCGCCAGCCTGGCGAGGCCCGGGACCCTGGTGACCTGGCGCGAGGAACTGGACCTGGCCAGAAGATATTTGTCGATCGAGCAATATCGTCTCGGCGAACGTCTACAGTTGGAATGGGCGGTCAGTGCAATTGCGGACGATGTACCGATTCCACAGCTGACGCTGCAGCCATTGCTGGAAAATGCCTTGACCTATGGCATCGCTCCGCGTGTCGAAGGGGGTGTGGTACGGGTCGAGGCGAACTACGAGGGGGGAGAGTTCATATTGTGTGTCAGCAATCCCTATGACGAAGTTGCCCCGAGGCAGACGTCCAACGGCACTCAACAGGCCCTGTTGAATATCGGTGCGCGCATTACGGCACTTTTTGGCCCGCACGCCAGTCTGAGCGTGGAGCGCCGTGACGGTCGTCACTACACCTGTCTACGCTATCCTTGTGCGAGACTCACGCAGGAAGCCAAAGCAATATGAATGTCCTGATCGTTGATGACGAACCCCTGGCCCGGGAACGATTAAGCCGCATGGTCGGTGAAATCGAGGGCTATCGGGTATTGGAACCCAGCGCCGCCAATGGCGAAGAAGCCCTGGCGCTGATCGACAGCCACAAACCGGATATCGTGCTGCTGGACATCCGTATGCCAGGCCTCGACGGCCTGCAGGTCGCAGCCAGATTGTGCGAGCGGGAAGCCCCGCCTGCCGTGGTGTTCTGCACAGCGCACGATGAATTCGCCCTGGATGCTTTCCAGGTCAGTGCCGTCGGCTACCTGGTCAAGCCGGTGCGCCCGGAGCATCTTGCCGAGGCGCTGAAGAAGGCCGAGCGTCCCAACCGCGTGCAACTGGCGGCCATGACCCGGCCCGCGTCGGAAAGCGGCAATGGCCCGCGCAGCCACATCAGCGCCAGGACCCGCAAGGGGATCGAGCTGATTCCGCTGGACCAGGTGATCTACTTCATTGCCGACCACAAGTACGTGACCTTGCGTCACGAGGGCGGCGAAGTGTTGCTCGACGAGCCGCTCAAGGCACTGGAAGACGAGTTCGGCAACCGTTTCGTGCGCATCCACCGCAACGCGCTGGTGGCCCGTGAGCGCATCGAGCGTCTGCAGCGTACCCCCTTGGGGCATTTCCAGCTGTTTCTCAAGGGGCTCAATGGCGATGCCCTG
The Pseudomonas sp. DTU_2021_1001937_2_SI_NGA_ILE_001 DNA segment above includes these coding regions:
- the argH gene encoding argininosuccinate lyase; the protein is MSTDKTNQSWGGRFSEPVDAFVARFTASVNFDQRLYRHDIMGSIAHATMLAQVGVLTEAERDTIIDGLKTIQGEIEAGQFEWRVDLEDVHMNIEARLTDRIGITGKKLHTGRSRNDQVATDIRLWLRDEIDLILGEITRLQKGLLEQAEREAETIMPGFTHLQTAQPVTFGHHLLAWFEMLSRDYERLVDCRKRVNRMPLGSAALAGTTYPIDRELTCQLLGFEAVSGNSLDGVSDRDFAIEFCAAASLAMMHLSRFSEELVLWTSAQFQFVDLPDRFCTGSSIMPQKKNPDVPELVRGKSGRVFGALTGLLTLMKGQPLAYNKDNQEDKEPLFDAADTLRDSLRAFADMVPAIKPRHAIMREAALRGFSTATDLADYLVRRGLPFRDCHEIVGHAVKYGVDTGKDLAEMSLEELRQFSDQIDEDVFAVLTLEGSVNARDHIGGTAPAQVSAAVARGQALLAAR
- a CDS encoding sensor histidine kinase, whose protein sequence is MTIEKDKTAAEKDFFLPELCLPQALLVLVLLAELLVLALILVEPMPEGFPWVRVALMSLFVQWIVLLSAAVLCGLRPWLARLPSGLAGLLGCLLVVVLTLLCTAVTDICQLSGRISFDGRVERYIRYAVIALIMSALMLRYFYLQSQWRQQQQAESRARIEALQARIRPHFLFNTLNSIASLVASDPVKAEQAVLDLSDLFRASLARPGTLVTWREELDLARRYLSIEQYRLGERLQLEWAVSAIADDVPIPQLTLQPLLENALTYGIAPRVEGGVVRVEANYEGGEFILCVSNPYDEVAPRQTSNGTQQALLNIGARITALFGPHASLSVERRDGRHYTCLRYPCARLTQEAKAI
- a CDS encoding LytR/AlgR family response regulator transcription factor produces the protein MNVLIVDDEPLARERLSRMVGEIEGYRVLEPSAANGEEALALIDSHKPDIVLLDIRMPGLDGLQVAARLCEREAPPAVVFCTAHDEFALDAFQVSAVGYLVKPVRPEHLAEALKKAERPNRVQLAAMTRPASESGNGPRSHISARTRKGIELIPLDQVIYFIADHKYVTLRHEGGEVLLDEPLKALEDEFGNRFVRIHRNALVARERIERLQRTPLGHFQLFLKGLNGDALVVSRRHVAGVRKMMQQL